In Brachybacterium saurashtrense, the genomic stretch CGTCCACCAGCGGATAGTTCGCCACGAAGATGCCGTGCATCAGCGCGAGGTACATGCTGGTGGGGGTCTTGCCGCAGCGGGACGGGGCGATGAGGATGACGTCCGCCTTCTCGATCGCGCGCACGGACTGGCCGTCGTCGTGCTCGATCGCGAACTCCACCGCCTGCATGCGGCGGTTGTAGCGGCGGGAGTCGCCCACGCCGTGCAGCCGCGCGGGGGCGTGGTCGCCGGTCACGCCCAGGCGGGCCTCGAGCTGCGCGAGGTGGCTGCTCACGAAGTCGATCACCGGGGCGCGGGTGCCCAGCAGCACCTCCCGCACCGCCTCGTCCACGACGGTGAGGAACACCAGAGGGGCCACCTCGCCGTCCATCGCCGCATCGAGATCCGCCCGCACCCCCCGGGCCTCCTCGACGGTGCGCACGAAGGGGATCAGCCGCCGCTCGAAGGGCACCGAGGGGAACTGCAGCAGCAGGGCGTTGCCCATGGTCTCGGCGCTGATGCCGGTGGAGTCGGAGATGAAGAAGACGGGCACCGCGTCCGCCGCGGTGAGCGGACCGTCGCCGCTGCGGGGAGCCTTCGCCGCCACGCGCCCGTCGCCGCCCGAGGCGGCCGGCAGCGGCGGCGGGATCGGCAGCGATGCGTTCATTCAGCGCCCCTTGCGATGGGCCCGGCAGCGAGGCCGGGGACACGTCGATGTGCTGGGCTCACCGTAACCGGAGGCGAGGGCGGCGCGGAGCATCACCGCCGAAGGTGTCCGGCCTCACCCCGGCGCTGCACGAGGGCGGCGAGGTGGGCGTTCACCCGTGCGCGAATGCGCAGGGACCACGCTGGCGGGCGCCGCCTATCGGCAGCGCCCGCCAGCGGGCTTCCTCGACGGAGCTGATGCCTCCGTCGTGACGGACGGCGCGCCTCAGGCGGCCACGCGCGAGTCGTCGCGGATCTGTCCCACGAGCTCCTCGAGCATGTCCTCCAGGGTGACGATGCCGATCACGGCGCCGGAGGGATCCACCGCGGCACCCAGGTGCGCGCCGGAATCCTGCATCTCCGCCAGCGCGTCGCGCAGCGGCTGGTCGCCCCCGATGCGGGGCAGCGTGCGGATGCGCGCGGCCGGGATCGGCCGGTCACGGTGCTCCTGCACCGAATCCAGCAGGTCCTTGATGTGCACGTAGCCGGTGAGGGACCCGTCCGCGGCGCGCACCGGGAACCGGGAGTAGCCCTCCACCGCGGCGGCCTCGGCCTGCGCGGCGGTGGCGCCCTCGGGCAGGGTGGAGACCGCGTCCAGCGGGATCACCAGGTTGGCGACGCTGCGGGCCTCGAAGCGGAGCGCCCCCAGCAGGAGCGCCTCGTCGTTGTCCTCCAGCAGCCCGCCCTCGCGGGACTCGCTCACCATCGCCGCCACCTCGTTGCGGGTGAAGGCGCTGGTCACCTCGTCCTTCGGCTCGATGCCCATCATGCGCAGCACCAGGTTGCCGATGGAGTTGAGCAGCCACAGCACGGGCCGGACCACGGTCACCACGCCCATCAGCATCGGGGCGAGGATCAGCGCCATCCGCTCCGGGCCGGCGAGCGCGATGTTCTTGGGCACCATCTCGCCGAAGACGACGTGGAGGTAGGTGACCAGGGACAGCGCGATCACGAAGCTGATCGGGTGGGTGAGGGCGGCGGGCACGCCGATCGCCTCGAAAGGCCCCTCCAGCAGGTGCGCGATCGCCGGCTCGCTGATCGCGCCGAGCGCCAGGGAGCACACAGTGATGCCCATCTGCGCGCCGGCCATCATCAGCGAGACCTGCTCCATCGCGGAGATCGTGACCTTCGCGGCCCAGTTCCCCTGGAGCGCCTTCGGCTCGATCACCGAGCGCCGCGCGGAGATCAGGGAGAACTCCGCGCCCACGAAGAACGCGTTGAGCAGCAGCAGGATCAGGGTGGCCAGCAGGCCCACATAGTCGCTCATCGCTGCTCCTCCTCGTCCTCGCCCTGCGCGTCTTCGTCACCGGGGGCGGGCTCCACCTTCACGTGCACGGTCTCGATCCGCATGCCGTCGATCTCGGTGACTTCGATCCGCAGCCGTGCCGGCTGCTCGCCGGGGGCCGGATCGGTGTCCACGACGATTTCGTCGCCCACCTCCGCCAGGCGCCCCAGCTCCATCGTGACCAGGCCGCCCAGCGTGTCGTAGTCCTCGTGCTCGGGGACGGTGACGCCGAGCCGCTCGGCGGCCTCGTCGGGGCGCATGCGCGCATCGAGGTCCCAGGAGCCGTCGGGCTCGGGGGTGTCGTCCATCTCCTCGTCGTGCTCGTCGCGCACCTCGCCCACGATCTCCTCGACGAGGTCCTCCAGAGTGATGAGCCCGGCGTGGTCGCCGAACTCGTCCACCACCACGGCCATCTGCAGACCGCCGGCGCGGAGGGTGTCCATCAGGTCGTCGAGCGGGACGGTGTCCGGCACGAAGGTGGCGGTGCCCATCACCGCATCGACCCGGGTGGTGGGACGCTCGGCGAAGGGGATCGCGAGGCCGTGGCGGATGTGGGCCACGCCCGCGATCTCGTTCTCGTCGTCCAGCACCGGGAAGCGCGAGTGGCCGGTCTCCCGGGCCAGCTCGAGCAGATCCGCGACGGACTGGTCGACCTCGAGGGAGTCCATGCGGCCGCGCGGCACCATCGCGTCATGGGCGCGACGATCGCCGAAGGCGAGGGTGCGCTGCACCAGCGAGGCGGTCTCCTCGGCGAGCGCACCCTCATCCGCCGAGCGCTTGACCAGCACGGCGAGCTCGTCGGCGCTGCGGGCGGAGCCGAGCTCCTCCTGCGGCTCCACGCCGAGGGCGCGCACCACCGCGTTGGCGTTGCCGTTGAACAGACGGATCGGCAGGCCGAACGCCTTCGTGAACAGGCGCTGGAAGCCCACCACCAGCTTGGCGGTGCGCAGCGGCTGCGCGATCGCCATGTTCTTGGGGACCAGCTCGCCGAAGATCATCGTGGTGCCGGTGGCGAGCACCAGCGCCAGCGCGACGGAGGCGGAGCGGGCCGCGACCTCGCTGAGCCCGGCGTCCACCAGCGGCGGCCCGACGAGCGCGGCGATCGCGGGCTCGGCGAGGAAGCCGATGCCCAGGTTCGTCACGGTGATCCCGAGCTGCGCCCCGGAGAGCTGCGTGGAGAGCGTCTTCATCCCCTGCAGCACGCCGCCGGCGCGCTTGTCACCGGACTCCGCGGCGGCTTCGACGTCGTTGCGGTTGACGGTGATGAGGGAGAACTCGGCGGCGACGAATCCGCCGCAGGCGGCGACGAGCAGGAGCCCGATCGCGAGCGAGACGAGGGGACCGATCAGGTCCATGGACGGATCCCCCCGTGGATGGTGAGTGAGTGCAGGCCCGAAGGCCTGGGACTGTCACTGGGGGCGTCGCTGGCGGCGCTCATGATCTCCTGGTGCTCCTCATGGCCTCACCGACCGTCGGCGAGGACTGAGGGGATCCTACAGCGCACATCCTGGACACGGGAGCGGATGTGCACGACGGCTCAGGGAGCAGTCCGCTCCTCGGCCCGGCGCCGCAGGAACGCCGCCACGGCCCGCAGCTCCACCTCGTCCACCGCGTGTCCGAGCGCGGGGCGGCGCTCCTCCTCGAGGCGGGTGTGGGCGGTGAGGAAGTCCCGCACCTGCTGCTCCCTCTCCTCGTCGTAGTGCGGGTCGAGGCCGCCGTGGCCCCACAGCACCGGGGGGCGCCGTGCGGCGAGCGCCGGGTCGCCGGGCAGCGGTGCGGGGAACGGCCAGCCGGAGAGGTTCACCGCGAAGTCCAGCAGCGCCTCATCCCGGCGCAGCAGGTGCAGGGCCAGCAGCCCGCCCTGGGAGAAGCCGATCGCGCCGGCCACCTCGGCGCCGTCGGCGCGCTGCTGCGCGATCCACTCCGCGACGGCGCCGGCGGCGGGGTCGAGCATCTCGGGCCGGGCCGGGTCCGTGGGCATCGCGAACCAGGCGTAGCCCTGCACGTAGCGGAAGATGCCGCGCAGGGAGACGTACTCGAACTCCGGCGGCAGGAAGGCGGCGAGCCCGGCGAGGTCGCGCTCGTCGCTGCCCAGGCCGTGCAGGAGCAGCACCAGCGGGCGGCCCTCCCCGGTGCCCGGGCGCACCACGGCGTGCTCGTCGATGCGCTCGGAGATCAGCTCCACGGGACCGTACTGCGGGGTGCTCGTCATCCCGGCAGGCTATCGCTCCCGGCGGTGCCGCGGGCAGGGCTGCGCTCCGGGCAGGACAGTGCTGCGGGCAGGGGAAGACCCCCAGGTCGCGCGGTGCGCTGGTCGGAAGGACGAGGTCCGACCCCTGGGGGTCCCGGCAGCTCGGTGGTATTCGCTGCGCGTCCGTCGATCTGATGGCCCGCGGTGCGGGTCAGGTCGATGGTCGCCTCAGCGGCGAGCCACCTCACGAGTCCAAAAAGAAATCACTTCTCGGATCACCTCCTTCCCTGTGTGCCTCCACCGTAGGACCGCCCGCCGCGGAGGGCAACGGATTATTCGCGCCGCCCGTGCCGGGACCGCCCGTGACAGGATGGCGACGGCCATCACCCCGTGCTCGACGAGGAGTTCCCGTGCAGTCCGTGCTCACCGATCCCCTGGAGAAGGTCCTCGGCGAGGAGACGCCTCGCGCGGCCGAGGTGATCGACGGCGTCCACGCCTCCGGGTTCCTCGACGAGCCGCTCGCGCTGCAGCTCGCCCTCCGGTACGACGACGGCGAACCGTCCGGCGAGACCCGGGTGCAGCTCAGCGGCTCCGCCGCCCCCTTCGCGCAGGTGCACGCGGTGCGCCGCGTGCCTGTCTCCCATCCCGCCCCGGAGGATCCCGACCCGCACTACCTGGTCACCGCGCCCGGCGAGTACCCGGACCTGCTCGAGCCGCTCGCCGAGGAGACGGTGCTGCTGCGGCCCGGCCGCTGGGAGGCGCTGTGGATCGACGTCCGCGCCACCGCGGAGGCCGAGGCCGGCGACCACGACCTCACGATCACCCTCACCGGTGCCGGCGGGCACGTGCGCGCCCGGCAGACGGCCCGGGTGCGGATCCACCCGCACCGCCTGCCGCCGCTGACGCTCACCAACACCCACTGGTTCCACGCCGACAGCCTCTCCACCCACTACGACGTCGAGGTGTTCTCCGACCGGCACTGGGAGCTCGTCGAGGCGTTCCTCGCCTCCGCCCGGGAGATGGACGTGACCAGCGTCCTCACCCCCGCCTGGACCCCGCCGCTGGACACCGCCGAGGGGCGCACCCGCCCGTTCGTGCAGCTCATCGGGATCCGGGAGCACGAGGGCGAGTACTCCTTCGACCTCACGCGCCTGGACCGCTGGCTCGAGATCTGCCGACGCCTGGGCTTCACCGGGATCGAGATCGCGCACCTGTTCACCCAGTGGGGCGCACGCAGCACCCCGGCGATCCTGGTGGAGACGGAGAGTGGGACCGAGCACCGCTTCGGCTGGCACGTCCCCGCGACCTCGCCCGAGTACCGCCGCCTGCTCGAGGCGATGATCCCCGCGCTGCGCGCGCATCTGGACGCGCACTGGGACGGCCAGGTGCTGTGGCACATCTCCGACGAGCCGCACGAGGACCATCTCGCCTCCTACAGCGCCGCGAAGGCCCAGGTGGCAGACTTGCTCGACGGTGCGCAGGTGGTCGACGCGCTGAGCTCGCTGCGC encodes the following:
- a CDS encoding pyruvate, water dikinase regulatory protein translates to MNASLPIPPPLPAASGGDGRVAAKAPRSGDGPLTAADAVPVFFISDSTGISAETMGNALLLQFPSVPFERRLIPFVRTVEEARGVRADLDAAMDGEVAPLVFLTVVDEAVREVLLGTRAPVIDFVSSHLAQLEARLGVTGDHAPARLHGVGDSRRYNRRMQAVEFAIEHDDGQSVRAIEKADVILIAPSRCGKTPTSMYLALMHGIFVANYPLVDEDLAGEVLPGSIAGVADRCFGLLTSPQRLSAVRGERRSGSRYASLEQTRWELSRARRVYDVHGIPFVDSSSKSVEEMSTLILQSLERRGTTPR
- a CDS encoding hemolysin family protein — translated: MDLIGPLVSLAIGLLLVAACGGFVAAEFSLITVNRNDVEAAAESGDKRAGGVLQGMKTLSTQLSGAQLGITVTNLGIGFLAEPAIAALVGPPLVDAGLSEVAARSASVALALVLATGTTMIFGELVPKNMAIAQPLRTAKLVVGFQRLFTKAFGLPIRLFNGNANAVVRALGVEPQEELGSARSADELAVLVKRSADEGALAEETASLVQRTLAFGDRRAHDAMVPRGRMDSLEVDQSVADLLELARETGHSRFPVLDDENEIAGVAHIRHGLAIPFAERPTTRVDAVMGTATFVPDTVPLDDLMDTLRAGGLQMAVVVDEFGDHAGLITLEDLVEEIVGEVRDEHDEEMDDTPEPDGSWDLDARMRPDEAAERLGVTVPEHEDYDTLGGLVTMELGRLAEVGDEIVVDTDPAPGEQPARLRIEVTEIDGMRIETVHVKVEPAPGDEDAQGEDEEEQR
- a CDS encoding glycoside hydrolase domain-containing protein, yielding MQSVLTDPLEKVLGEETPRAAEVIDGVHASGFLDEPLALQLALRYDDGEPSGETRVQLSGSAAPFAQVHAVRRVPVSHPAPEDPDPHYLVTAPGEYPDLLEPLAEETVLLRPGRWEALWIDVRATAEAEAGDHDLTITLTGAGGHVRARQTARVRIHPHRLPPLTLTNTHWFHADSLSTHYDVEVFSDRHWELVEAFLASAREMDVTSVLTPAWTPPLDTAEGRTRPFVQLIGIREHEGEYSFDLTRLDRWLEICRRLGFTGIEIAHLFTQWGARSTPAILVETESGTEHRFGWHVPATSPEYRRLLEAMIPALRAHLDAHWDGQVLWHISDEPHEDHLASYSAAKAQVADLLDGAQVVDALSSLRFAEQGVVETPIVATDHVAEFLAAGRRPWVYYCVSQNRDVANRFIALPSVRNRVLGRQLFAFEAPGFLHWGYNFWWAQFALHPIDPFEDTCAGGPFFGGDAFAVYPGPDGTPWPSLRHRVFAHGMADHRALTWLAELAGREAALSLIDEGGTLTYSTFSYDDAAHLRSRRAVDARILDALA
- a CDS encoding alpha/beta hydrolase; amino-acid sequence: MTSTPQYGPVELISERIDEHAVVRPGTGEGRPLVLLLHGLGSDERDLAGLAAFLPPEFEYVSLRGIFRYVQGYAWFAMPTDPARPEMLDPAAGAVAEWIAQQRADGAEVAGAIGFSQGGLLALHLLRRDEALLDFAVNLSGWPFPAPLPGDPALAARRPPVLWGHGGLDPHYDEEREQQVRDFLTAHTRLEEERRPALGHAVDEVELRAVAAFLRRRAEERTAP
- a CDS encoding hemolysin family protein is translated as MSDYVGLLATLILLLLNAFFVGAEFSLISARRSVIEPKALQGNWAAKVTISAMEQVSLMMAGAQMGITVCSLALGAISEPAIAHLLEGPFEAIGVPAALTHPISFVIALSLVTYLHVVFGEMVPKNIALAGPERMALILAPMLMGVVTVVRPVLWLLNSIGNLVLRMMGIEPKDEVTSAFTRNEVAAMVSESREGGLLEDNDEALLLGALRFEARSVANLVIPLDAVSTLPEGATAAQAEAAAVEGYSRFPVRAADGSLTGYVHIKDLLDSVQEHRDRPIPAARIRTLPRIGGDQPLRDALAEMQDSGAHLGAAVDPSGAVIGIVTLEDMLEELVGQIRDDSRVAA